From one Lotus japonicus ecotype B-129 chromosome 3, LjGifu_v1.2 genomic stretch:
- the LOC130747677 gene encoding hydroquinone glucosyltransferase-like produces the protein MGFYDVGVLFVIAAVANRGLDEGNIGSVEMLSELTCVSRTCAKVTHVKISVPLYSHTRTILEFCKRLAHLHQDIHITCINPTVKSSCNDVKALFENLPPNIDSMFLPPVNLDDMPEKPHIPILVHATITSSLPSIYNALKTLHCSSNSIGLTSIVVDVLITQVLPMANELNVLSYVYFSSTAMLLSLCLYPSTFDKTISCETVEIPGCMLIHTTDLPDPVQNRFRCSEEYKVFLEGNKRFYLADGVIINSFFDLEPETFRALQENKGTSSTSIPHVYPVGPLVQEGSCETHESQGNEGETHEYMRWLDKQEQNSVLYVSFGSAGTLTHDQFNELALGLELSGEKFLWVIRPPQKLEMIGDLSVGHEDPLEFLPNGFLERTKGQGFVVPYWADQIEILGHGAIGGFLCHCGWNSMLESTLHGIPIVAWPLYADQKMIAALFSDGLKVALRPKPNEKGIVGRGVVAEVIKNILVGEEGKEIQQRMKRLQDVAIDALKEDGSSTRTITQLALKWKRSTV, from the exons ATGGGGTTTTACGATGTGGGTGTTCTCTTTGTTATAGCCGCTGTAGCCAACAGGGGTTTGGACGAAGGAAACATTGGAAGTGTCGAAATGCTTAGTGAGCTAACTTGTGTCTCTCGCACGTGCGCTAAAGTAACACATGTGAAGA TCTCAGTCCCGCTATATAGCCATACCCGCACAATCCTCGAGTTTTGCAAGCGATTAGCTCATCTCCACCAAGACATCCACATCACATGCATCAACCCCACAGTTAAATCTTCTTGCAACGATGTCAAAGCCCTTTTTGAAAACCTTCCACCAAACATAGACAGCATGTTCCTTCCACCTGTAAATTTGGATGACATGCCCGAAAAGCCACACATTCCAATCTTAGTTCACGCCACAATTACTAGCTCTCTGCCTTCAATTTACAATGCCTTGAAGACACTCCATTGTTCTTCTAACTCAATAGGGCTTACTTCCATTGTTGTTGATGTTTTAATCACCCAAGTGTTGCCAATGGCCAATGAGCTCAATGTTTTGTCCTATGTCTATTTCTCTTCCACAGCCATGTTGCTATCACTCTGCTTATACCCTTCCACGTTCGACAAGACAATTTCTTGTGAGACTGTAGAGATACCCGGTTGCATGCTGATTCATACAACCGATCTCCCCGACCCGGTTCAAAACCGATTCAGATGCAGCGAAGAATACAAGGTGTTTCTTGAAGGTAACAAGAGGTTCTATTTAGCTGATGGTGTGATTATCAATAGTTTCTTTGATCTTGAACCAGAGACCTTTAGAGCCTTGCAAGAAAATAAGGGGACAAGTTCCACATCAATTCCTCATGTTTACCCGGTAGGACCCTTGGTACAAGAAGGGTCATGTGAAACTCATGAGAGTCAAGGAAATGAAGGTGAAACTCATGAGTACATGAGATGGTTGGACAAGCAGGAACAAAATTCGGTGTTGTATGTCTCATTTGGAAGTGCTGGGACACTCACTCATGACCAATTCAATGAGCTTGCATTGGGATTGGAATTAAGTGGTGAGAAATTCTTGTGGGTGATAAGACCACCTCAAAAACTTGAAATGATTGGTGACTTGAGTGTTGGACATGAGGACCCTTTGGAGTTTTTACCAAACGGGTTCTTGGAGAGGACAAAGGGGCAAGGCTTTGTTGTTCCTTATTGGGCAGACCAGATTGAGATCCTCGGTCACGGCGCGATCGGCGGGTTCTTGTGCCATTGTGGTTGGAATTCCATGCTTGAAAGTACTCTCCATGGCATTCCAATCGTAGCATGGCCACTTTACGCCGATCAGAAGATGATTGCAGCTTTGTTTAGTGATGGTTTGAAAGTTGCTCTAAGGCCTAAACCAAATGAGAAGGGGATTGTGGGAAGGGGAGTGGTAGCTGAGGTCATAAAGAATATACTGGTAGGTGAAGAGGGTAAGGAGATTCAGCAAAGAATGAAGAGGTTGCAAGATGTTGCTATTGACGCACTGAAGGAAGATGGATCTTCAACAAGGACAATAACACAATTAGCACTCAAATGGAAAAGGTCAACGGTCTAA
- the LOC130747676 gene encoding enoyl-[acyl-carrier-protein] reductase [NADH], chloroplastic-like, with protein sequence MATTSFSGLQIAMSRSCIPSAQRITDAGAMVLGGKSKVGSWNKLASVCHVSPVQPFHRGFASVSSKSVKVVTKAMSDSSAQSPVSGLPLDLKGKRAFIAGVADDNGYGWAIAKSLAAAGAEILVGTWVPALNIFESSLRRGKFDESRILPDGSLMEITKVYPLDAVFDNPEDVPEDIKANKRYAGSSKWTVQEVAESVKEDFGSIDILVHSLANGPEVTKPLLETSRKGYLAAISASSYSYVSLLKHFLPILNPGGSSISLTYIASERIIPGYGGGMSSAKAALESDTKVLAFEAGRKRKIRVNTISAGPLRSRAAKAIGFIDMMIDYSLANAPLQKELSAEEVGNAAAFLASPLASAITGTVLYVDNGLNAMGVGVDSPIFENLDIPKDQH encoded by the exons ATGGCGACGACATCATTTTCTGGCTTGCAAATTGCAATGTCAAGATCATGCATTCCTTCAGCACAAAGGATTACAGATGCAGGCGCTATGGTTCTTGGTGGCAAGTCCAAGGTGGGATCATGGAATAAACTTGCAAGCGTATGTCACGTTTCACCAGTGCAACCTTTCCATCGTGGCTTTGCGTCAGTGTCCTCAAAATCTGTCAAAGTTGTTACAAAGGCAATGTCAGATTCCAGTGCACAAAGTCCAGTTTCAGGATTGCCGCTTGATTTGAAAG GTAAAAGGGCTTTTATTGCTGGCGTGGCTGATGACAATGGATACGGATGGGCAATTGCTAAATCTCTTGCTGCAGCCGGAGCCGAAATTCTTGTCGGCACATGGGTACCT gctctgaatatttttgagtCCAGCCTACGACGTGGTAAATTTGATGAATCACGCAT ATTACCAGATGGTTCATTGATGGAAATTACTAAAGTTTATCCCTTGGATGCTGTTTTTGACAATCCCGAGGATGTACCAGAAGAT ATAAAAGCAAACAAGCGTTATGCTGGATCCAGTAAATGGACAGTTCAG GAAGTTGCTGAATCTGTTAAGGAAGACTTTGGCAGCATTGACATCCTTGTGCACTCACTTGCCAATGGACCAGAG GTGACCAAACCGTTGTTAGAGACATCTCGGAAAGGATATCTTGCTGCAATATCTGCGTCTAGTTACTCTTATGTTTCTTTACTCAAGCATTTTCTTCCAATCTTGAACCCAG GTGGATCTTCAATCTCTCTCACATACATTGCTTCAGAGAGGATCATTCCCGG ATATGGCGGTGGCATGAGTTCTGCAAAAGCTGCACTCGAAAGTGATACCAAA GTACTTGCTTTTGAAGCAGGGAGAAAGCGCAAAATTAGAGTCAATACCATATCTGCTG GTCCACTGAGAAGTCGTGCTGCGAAAGCAATTGGATTCATTGATATGATGATTGATTATTCACTGGCTAATGCACCCCTACAGAAGGAACTTTCAGCAG AGGAGGTGGGCAATGCAGCTGCCTTCTTAGCATCACCTTTGGCATCTGCTATCACTGGTACTGTTCTATATGTTGACAATGGTCTCAATGCTATGGGTGTTGGAGTTGACAGCCCAATATTTGAAAACCTTGACATTCCCAAGGATCAGCATTAG
- the LOC130747673 gene encoding nucleolin 2-like, with the protein MPKSSKKSATKVEAAAPVAAAPKSAKKAKRAAEDEVEKQVSAKKQKIAEVAAKQKKETKLQKVKKESSSDDDSSSEDEKPAPKVAPLKTSVKNGTTPAKKAKPAPSSSSSDEDSSDEEEEVIAKKPTKVVVPKKEESSSDEDSSSDEDSSSESDDEKPAAKVAVPAKKAPAKNGSVTAPAKKAQPAPSSSSESEDDDSSEEDEPSAKQPKKEVAVKPAVQKKKEESSSDDSSSESEDEKPAVKVSAPSKVVPAAVKNGAADSDSSDSDSSSDEDDDKKKPATKVAKKLPAAAPIKKVEKSESSDDESSESSDEENDSKPATTTVAKPSAVKKSASSDSDDEDSSDSDSEVKKDKMDVDESDSSEDSDEEDEKSTKTPQKKVKDVEMVDASSGKNAPKTPAAQTENEGSKTLFVGNLSFSVQRSDVENFFKDCGEVVDVRLATDEDGRFKGFGHVEFATAAAAQSALEYNGSELLQRPVRLDLARERGAYTPNSGAANNSFQKGGRGQSQTVFVRGFDKFQGEDDIKSSLQEHFGSCGEITRISVPKDFESGNVKGFAYLDFSDTNSVNKALELHDSDLGGFTLAVDEAKPRDNQGSGGRSGGGRSGGGRGGRFDSGRGGGRGRFGSGGRGGDRGGRGGRGGGGRGGRGTPLRAEGKKTTFADED; encoded by the exons ATGCCTAAGTCAAGCAAGAAATCTGCCACCAAG GTTGAAGCTGCTGCTCCTGTAGCTGCGGCGCCCAAGTCTGCTAAGAAGG CCAAGAGGGCTGCTGAAGATGAGGTTGAGAAGCAAGTGAGTGCTAAGAAGCAGAAGATAGCTGAGGTTGCTGCAAAGCAAAAGAAGGAAACAAAGTTGCAGAAGGTTAAGAAGGAAAGTAGTTCAGATGATGATTCTTCATCTGAAGATGAG AAACCTGCACCCAAGGTTGCTCCTCTGAAGACCTCTGTGAAGAATGGTACTACCCCAGCAAAGAAAGCCAAGCCAGCTCCCAGCTCAAGTTCTTCTGATGAAGACtcctctgatgaagaagaagaagtgattGCAAAGAAGCCTACCAAAGTAGTGGTTCCAAAGAAGGAGGAAAGTAGTTCAGATGaagattcttcatcagatgAAGATTCTTCatctgaatctgatgatgag AAACCCGCTGCAAAAGTTGCTGTTCCTGCTAAAAAGGCACCTGCTAAGAATGGCTCTGTGACTGCCCCGGCAAAGAAAGCCCAGCCTGCTCCCAGCTCAAGTTCTGAATCAGAGGATGATGACTCCTCTGAGGAGGATGAACCGAGTGCCAAACAACCTAAGAAAGAAGTTGCTGTGAAACCAGCAGTGCAAAAGAAAAAGGAGGAAAGCAGTTCTGATGATTCGTCCTCAGAGTCGGAAGATGAG AAACCTGCAGTGAAAGTGTCAGCTCCTTCCAAGGTTGTCCCTGCAGCAGTCAAGAATGGGGCTGCAGACTCTGatagttctgattctgattcctCCTCTGATGAAGATGAC GACAAGAAAAAACCTGCCACTAAGGTTGCCAAAAAACTGCCTGCAGCTGCTCCAATTAAGAAGGTTGAGAAAAGTGAAAGCTCAGATGATGAATCAAGTGAAAGCTCTGATGAAGAAAAT GATTCAAAGCCTGCCACAACTACTGTGGCCAAGCCTTCTGCTGTTAAGAAGTCAGCTAGTAGTGATTCAGATGATGAG GACTCATCTGACAGCGACTCTGAGGTTAAAAAG GATAAGATGGATGTGGATGAGAGCGACAGTTCAGAGGAtagtgatgaagaagatgagaaatCCACCAAAACACCCCAGAAAAAA GTTAAAGATGTTGAGATGGTTGATGCCTCATCTGGAAAGAATGCT CCTAAAACCCCAGCTGCGCAGACAGAAAACGAAGGGTCAAAGACACTTTTTGTTGGGAACTTGTCATTTAGTGTGCAGCGATCTGATGT GGAAAATTTCTTCAAAGATTGtggagaagttgttgatgtCCGTCTCGCAACAGATGAAGATGGCAGATTTAAGGGCTTTGGACATGTTGAGTTTGCAACAGCAGCTGCAGCCCAGAGT GCTCTTGAGTATAATGGGTCAGAACTGCTGCAACGTCCTGTTCGGCTTGATTTAGCTCGGGAAAGGGGTGCATATACCCCTAACAGTGG CGCTGCAAACAACTCATTCCAGAAGGGTGGAAGAGGCCAGTCTCAAACTGTATTTGTGAGGGGCTTTGATAAATTCCAAGGGGAAGATGAT ATAAAATCTAGTCTGCAGGAGCATTTTGGTTCTTGTGGGGAAATTACTAGGATATCAGTTCCTAAGGATTTTGAATCTGGGAATGTTAAGGG GTTTGCTTATTTGGACTTCTCTGACACTAATAGTGTGAATAAAGCTCTAGAACTTCATGATAGTGATCTTGGAGGTTTTACATTGGCAGTAGATGAAGCTAAACCTAGAGATAATCAAGGTTCTGGCGGTAGAAGTGGAGGTGGAAGAAGTGGTGGCGGACGTGGAGGCCGATTTGACAGTGGACGTGGTGGTGGCAGAGGCCGGTTTGGTAGCGGTGGACGTGGTGGGGACAGAGGTGGCCGAGGTGGAAGAGGTGGCGGTGGAAGGGGTGGTCGTGGAACACCCTTAAGAGCGGAAG GTAAGAAGACTACTTTTGCTGATGAGGACTAG